Proteins encoded by one window of Hafnia alvei:
- the dusC gene encoding tRNA dihydrouridine(16) synthase DusC, translating to MQTVKRVLLAPMEGVLDSLVRELLTEVNDYDLCITEFVRVVDSLLPEKVYYRLCPELANQSLTPSGTAVRVQLLGQHPQWLGENAARAVELGSWGVDLNCGCPSKMVNGSGGGATLLKDPEMIYLGAKAMREAVPSHLPVTVKVRLGWDSGARQFEIADAVQQAGATEITVHGRTKEDGYKADKINWAAIGEIRQRLSIPVIANGEIWDWQSAQDCMAATGCDSVMIGRGALNVPNLSRVIKQNAPKMPWPEVMLLLKKYVRLEKQGDTGLYHVARIKQWLGYLRKEYAEASEVFSEIRALKTSADIARAIERL from the coding sequence ATGCAGACAGTAAAAAGGGTGCTTTTAGCACCGATGGAAGGGGTTCTCGACTCTTTGGTGCGCGAACTGCTGACCGAAGTGAATGATTACGATCTCTGCATCACCGAATTTGTGCGCGTGGTGGACAGCCTGCTGCCTGAAAAAGTGTATTACCGTCTTTGCCCCGAACTGGCTAATCAAAGCCTAACGCCTTCAGGAACCGCCGTGCGCGTGCAATTACTGGGGCAACATCCTCAGTGGTTGGGCGAAAATGCAGCGCGAGCCGTTGAGCTCGGATCGTGGGGCGTAGATTTGAACTGTGGCTGTCCTTCGAAAATGGTCAACGGCAGCGGCGGCGGTGCGACGCTGCTCAAAGATCCTGAGATGATTTATCTGGGTGCCAAAGCGATGCGTGAAGCCGTGCCGTCACATTTACCGGTTACGGTGAAGGTGCGTCTTGGCTGGGATTCGGGTGCGCGCCAGTTTGAAATTGCCGATGCGGTACAGCAAGCGGGCGCAACCGAAATTACCGTGCACGGACGTACCAAAGAAGATGGGTATAAAGCCGACAAAATTAACTGGGCGGCGATTGGCGAAATCCGTCAGCGTTTGAGTATTCCCGTGATCGCGAACGGTGAGATTTGGGATTGGCAAAGCGCGCAAGATTGCATGGCGGCTACCGGCTGCGATTCGGTGATGATTGGCCGTGGAGCACTCAATGTGCCGAATTTGAGCCGAGTCATTAAGCAAAATGCGCCTAAAATGCCGTGGCCTGAGGTGATGTTGCTGCTCAAAAAATATGTGCGACTTGAGAAGCAGGGCGACACCGGGTTATATCATGTCGCGCGCATTAAGCAGTGGCTGGGGTATTTGCGTAAAGAATATGCCGAAGCTTCAGAGGTTTTCAGTGAAATCCGTGCGTTGAAAACTTCGGCCGATATTGCCCGCGCTATTGAACGACTCTAG
- a CDS encoding PLP-dependent aminotransferase family protein, with the protein MATLHAFLVVDPSAKEPIYRQIYQRIKMAITDGVLTPGERLPSLRGLASDLSVARGTVEAAYGLLSGEGYIENSQQGGTWVSRRLNMAKSAEIPKPILEAPRHAGMPLPSSQRLPFQLGAPALDAFPLGQWNRLLSQCARQTRREELSHPAPQGFLALREALAGYLHISRGIRCAAHQIFIAAGYRSVLSLIANALLKRGDEVWLEEPCFPFPWHVLQDFGVSPVPIPVDEQGLCVEKGVRDHAQARAALVTPAHQSPLGLGLSLPRRMQLLAWAQRQQSWIIEDDYDGEFHYQGHPLPALKSLDQLERVLYVGTFSKVLFPGLRIAYVVVPEALLPQFHQTMRTYPCVCPTLMQATTAQFIYSGQFYRHLKKMRSLYAQRRLWLAQALQRQTRYRLITELQAGGMHLLVRLPECFDDALVEREARVQGLALEALSVWYHGTENPPHGLILGFTNVESEAMAQNWVELLLNVLARCSPVAGER; encoded by the coding sequence ATGGCGACTCTTCACGCTTTTCTCGTTGTTGATCCTTCAGCTAAAGAGCCAATTTATCGCCAAATTTACCAACGAATTAAGATGGCGATTACTGATGGCGTGCTCACTCCCGGCGAGCGGTTGCCTTCCCTGCGGGGCTTAGCCAGCGATTTAAGCGTTGCCCGTGGAACCGTTGAAGCGGCCTATGGATTGCTGAGCGGTGAAGGATATATCGAAAATAGCCAGCAGGGCGGAACGTGGGTTTCTCGGCGGCTAAATATGGCGAAAAGCGCTGAGATCCCCAAACCGATATTAGAAGCGCCTCGTCATGCCGGTATGCCTTTGCCTTCTTCACAGCGGTTGCCGTTTCAACTCGGTGCGCCTGCTTTGGATGCATTTCCTTTAGGGCAATGGAATCGCTTATTAAGCCAGTGTGCGCGTCAGACTCGGCGTGAAGAACTTTCTCATCCGGCACCTCAAGGTTTTCTTGCGCTGCGAGAGGCGTTAGCCGGGTATCTGCATATCTCACGCGGTATTCGCTGCGCGGCGCACCAGATATTTATCGCGGCTGGTTATCGCTCGGTGCTGTCACTGATTGCGAATGCCTTACTTAAACGTGGCGATGAAGTTTGGTTAGAAGAACCCTGTTTTCCGTTCCCATGGCATGTGCTGCAAGATTTTGGCGTGAGCCCCGTGCCCATCCCCGTGGATGAGCAGGGATTGTGCGTGGAAAAAGGCGTGCGCGATCATGCACAGGCACGCGCAGCGTTGGTTACGCCAGCACATCAAAGCCCGCTTGGCTTAGGACTTAGCCTGCCACGGCGCATGCAGCTTTTAGCGTGGGCGCAGCGCCAGCAAAGTTGGATTATTGAAGATGACTATGATGGCGAATTTCATTATCAAGGGCATCCGTTACCGGCGCTGAAAAGCTTAGATCAACTAGAACGCGTGCTGTACGTTGGCACCTTCAGCAAGGTGCTGTTTCCCGGATTGCGCATTGCATACGTGGTGGTGCCGGAGGCTCTACTTCCTCAGTTTCACCAGACCATGCGGACGTATCCCTGCGTGTGCCCCACGCTGATGCAGGCCACCACGGCACAGTTTATTTATTCAGGTCAGTTTTATCGTCATCTAAAGAAAATGCGCAGTTTGTATGCTCAGCGTCGGCTCTGGCTGGCACAGGCATTACAGCGACAGACGCGTTATCGGCTAATCACCGAGCTTCAGGCGGGCGGTATGCATTTGCTGGTGCGTTTACCCGAATGCTTCGATGATGCTTTGGTTGAAAGAGAGGCGCGGGTACAGGGGCTCGCGTTGGAGGCGCTTAGCGTTTGGTATCACGGCACTGAAAATCCGCCACACGGGTTGATCTTAGGTTTTACCAACGTGGAAAGTGAAGCTATGGCCCAGAACTGGGTGGAATTATTGCTGAATGTGCTGGCGCGTTGTTCTCCCGTTGCGGGCGAGCGCTGA
- a CDS encoding LysR family transcriptional regulator, which produces MALPIDVYRLIPAFLASAEAQSFSAAARQLGISAAAVSKNVRALEMRLNIRLFARNTHFVMLTEEGADFRRRITPLWQALNQALDERQLSEEPSGLVRVSVIPGFGRHRLMPLLPIFSQRFPKVTIDLEMEPRLVNLIGENIDVAIGQRTATDSRLVGREMCVAYSKMAASPEYLARLGTPQTIDDLLSHHRLIHRNSGSGKLMAWWDDEGSVNEQQASFIATSPDSLVDAALSHMGIVCLADWYLEEHFRSGRLIPILEPFWPQARSMHIWYPSADIPPRVRVWVDFVLTHFPLRS; this is translated from the coding sequence ATGGCATTGCCTATAGACGTATATCGACTTATCCCCGCGTTTTTGGCTTCGGCAGAGGCGCAAAGCTTTTCTGCTGCGGCTCGTCAGTTGGGCATTAGCGCTGCGGCGGTGAGTAAGAATGTGCGGGCATTAGAAATGCGTTTAAATATCCGCTTATTTGCGCGCAATACGCATTTTGTCATGCTGACGGAAGAGGGGGCCGATTTTCGCCGTCGGATAACGCCATTATGGCAGGCATTAAATCAGGCCTTGGACGAGCGACAGCTGAGTGAAGAGCCTTCAGGATTGGTGCGCGTGAGCGTCATTCCTGGTTTTGGTCGCCATCGATTAATGCCGTTGCTGCCGATATTCAGCCAACGCTTTCCTAAGGTCACCATCGATCTTGAGATGGAGCCGCGTTTAGTTAATCTCATCGGTGAGAATATTGATGTGGCGATTGGTCAACGTACCGCTACCGACAGTCGATTAGTGGGGCGCGAAATGTGTGTGGCCTACAGCAAAATGGCGGCATCGCCTGAATATTTAGCGCGTTTAGGTACGCCACAAACGATAGACGATCTTCTCTCGCATCACCGCCTAATACATCGAAATTCCGGTAGCGGAAAGCTGATGGCGTGGTGGGATGATGAAGGTAGCGTGAATGAGCAGCAGGCGTCATTTATTGCCACATCGCCCGATAGCTTGGTTGATGCGGCGCTGAGCCATATGGGCATTGTGTGTTTGGCGGATTGGTATCTCGAGGAGCACTTTCGCAGTGGGCGTTTAATACCGATTCTGGAGCCGTTTTGGCCGCAAGCGCGTTCGATGCATATTTGGTATCCCTCGGCGGATATACCGCCAAGAGTCAGAGTGTGGGTCGACTTTGTATTAACCCACTTCCCTCTGCGTAGCTAG
- a CDS encoding NAD(P)H-dependent oxidoreductase, with product MKKVLVLAAHRFPDQSRISHAAIDALKTQKNVTVNELMRHYPDYNIDVEREQKLLTEHDIVVMLFPFYWYSSPAILKEWQDAVLTYGFAYGSQGKALHGKSLMIATSTGGNAQAYTAEGYNRYPVESLLLPFNNMSHLVGMHWLDPYLIQGANDITDQLIDTGVNGLLSRIHELQNAD from the coding sequence ATGAAAAAAGTGCTGGTATTAGCCGCGCATCGCTTTCCCGATCAGTCACGCATCAGCCATGCGGCGATTGATGCCTTGAAAACACAGAAAAACGTCACCGTAAACGAGCTTATGCGCCACTATCCCGATTACAATATCGACGTAGAGCGCGAACAGAAACTGCTCACCGAACACGATATTGTGGTGATGCTCTTCCCCTTCTATTGGTATAGCTCTCCGGCGATTTTAAAAGAGTGGCAAGATGCCGTATTAACCTATGGTTTTGCCTATGGTAGCCAGGGCAAAGCATTACATGGCAAATCGCTGATGATCGCGACCTCAACAGGAGGCAATGCGCAGGCGTATACCGCCGAGGGATACAACCGCTATCCTGTTGAAAGCCTCTTATTACCGTTTAACAATATGAGTCATTTGGTTGGCATGCATTGGTTAGACCCATATTTGATTCAGGGCGCTAACGATATTACGGATCAATTAATTGATACTGGTGTGAATGGATTACTGAGTCGAATCCATGAATTGCAAAACGCTGACTGA
- a CDS encoding VF530 family DNA-binding protein, with product MNAQTSKDPLHGITLEALLTSLVERYGWAELAKIISINCFKSDPSIKSSLKFLRRTPWARQKVEELYIDSLADMPAVTQEAKAPETNPWGKWEEKKPS from the coding sequence ATGAACGCCCAAACATCTAAAGACCCTTTGCATGGCATCACGCTGGAAGCTTTGCTGACATCGCTGGTGGAGCGTTATGGCTGGGCTGAGTTGGCGAAGATTATCAGCATCAACTGCTTCAAAAGCGATCCTAGCATTAAGTCGAGTTTGAAATTTTTGCGCCGAACCCCGTGGGCTCGGCAAAAAGTGGAAGAGCTGTATATTGATTCACTGGCAGACATGCCTGCTGTCACCCAAGAAGCCAAAGCCCCAGAGACAAATCCTTGGGGTAAATGGGAAGAGAAGAAACCTTCTTAA